In Montipora foliosa isolate CH-2021 chromosome 13, ASM3666993v2, whole genome shotgun sequence, one DNA window encodes the following:
- the LOC137983782 gene encoding protein turtle homolog B-like: MSWFIFWMCCFCTSFQRGSTQGSDPGGGRRPPLEIKVRLGSDAILQCDAVKPGQDSQLLEWRRNGSKSAVFMKFMEFTPIIDPRYSRRLHMINSSAILLSSAKESDAGIYRCRTMQSGAESSIITHGRWIVVKVTVLVPPFFVKKPLDKVTANESNFYSCTAWLGVHRKRKWIGSNSGATSHLSGLPSPTEIKSCQ; encoded by the exons ATGTCGTGGTTTATCTTCTGGATGTGTTGCTTTTGCACTTCATTTCAACGAG GTTCAACGCAAGGATCCGACCCAGGCGGAGGAAGACGCCCTCCTTTAGAAATCAAAGTAAGGCTTGGATCAGATGCCATTTTACAGTGTGATGCTGTGAAGCCCGGGCAAGACTCTCAGCTTTTGGAATGGAGAAGGAACGGTTCAAAGAGTGCAGTTTTTATGAAGTTTATGGAGTTCACACCTATAATCGATCCACGTTACTCGCGTCGCCTACATATGATTAATAGTTCAGCGATATTACTTTCTAGTGCCAAGGAAAGCGATGCAGGAATTTATCGCTGTAGAACGATGCAATCGGGTGCGGAAAGCTCAATTATCACGCACGGAAGATGGATAGTTGTGAAAGTGACTG TCCTAGTCCCTCCTTTCTTCGTAAAGAAACCGCTGGACAAAGTAACTGCTAACGAAAGCAATTTTTATTCTTGCACTGCTTGGTTGGGGGTGCACCGAAAGCGGAAGTGGATTGGTTCAAACTCGGGGGCGACATCCCATTTGAGCGGGCTTCCATCTCCAACGGAAATCAAGTCCTGTCAATAA